Proteins from one Naumovozyma castellii chromosome 3, complete genome genomic window:
- the BLM10 gene encoding proteasome activator BLM10 (ancestral locus Anc_8.69), translating into MTDNNIQAPIPLKNKTVTQLKNLESSRKRPLSSSGGASVKRNLTSPVQQLTELRARSITPTLLAEKLLNGLSSEDIINRRLKYYNLDYPEDEETYYNVVFEKSSKWFSRDVKPDFQPERHLPYKTETPREQARYLCHVLVNLHIAISSLDIQGLLSITSKDLSELQNEIDDLALNTDLFRLSNEVDTDVIELHDGDKLEDLDVPEAGETGKITAKSSSIINVNHWTNELRNCLSFDVPLTVRKSLTVVYYYLSLVKGQDTMREMHVEMFERLVDPDMEGTNFTELLRESGLILDHKVLFDFIIQFLPYPDSDYVRYDLSSKEDLQLFRLLLKLAHMSRPFFDDTDQSILTDSMEYILSNMSPSTTATILPFLTSFVPLHFHKDAKITDYFPFCFSLWSFVIANVAVDTHLYDFVGEVSEDVHRRLMNSKKDTIENLVTFGKFGIFSSDQITFLFNRIQGHLRSNGQIHSYTRTVKPLVYALNGSNNELYFEKLKDLVQSLDTFVHPSNQGFWTKTIAKFIHSFIKMYHGRKLEEEEAQKNGLQSKIFLTPDCTSRIVKLFLNLILIGVQNKSNDVANYYIACLTYLLDLSPSNSYLIFDKILVEVYDTLAGEYINSRHRVISSLKQFTRAIRFMVSQKLYRIHITNILSMLIDKIDLNDAVLTSNVFNSIVTIATFVPFTNLITDGEYLTFESTTIPFIQEHFAYLKMGNTSNDFPTDSKVLESAFRASTTLFQNIIKIYVDKLFPFVDVELDGELITKMNQTTYLIQEAMDDKMFSYYSDIFQRRFWDNDVFKEKEPNYELVTMPLAAIVRRDNSISSTLVKTLIYNVKEQIKRGAGSIRSSSEIQQRDVKLVLYLTTFNDIVRQAHEAVLLYSEDVLEFLKYLYENVSNPPLDVITSIIPHSILSTLTTTELVDYRLFSRNSDIPGDEKWGGLQFDTRKYQQENMEFDWHLPTPKEVTLAIQFFETLTDFCISHIEKIMQEPHLTTAVSDNIRKYVLVLTHCLSGSSLLIDPSFNKNKTTSPENISYRDKLTLLKNIRENNCDNNEFDIDIEQIRSDANETTLEFGEDEHEIELENGYDVADNKNELPNDEYDIDDLAASEVPSGVSTPVSGFIGASSMNSSIVFRDMDIYTCNYYFGNIPEEKLSHPDYLRIHKDRAVIGSFFLRLYNYISEKYEHNTIVFQIMLHALKVWFTDIGKETVFDDDPDARIDIDFIENIQSLNHREDSFTRTCLAVRLGDLHQNRILLRSTNRYPSKLEIKLLHVIIDMALSVYGDVHESAEGTLAHCMKQVIGSYSIIMKRIISALKDSLEKRDYMKILPIMKVLMVKKINRKIMSDYKNLQPLVLLLLDCCKVDDLKISLYADNILSDIVSELKIPSSVCIYDDRLLSELASPDASIDLQIKAVKLAKNRKRQYYLSLLSDLQNKLLELLNEEGDVSWKIPIFIIGFISKLQSNLEFKTDKNVVDTILIQTKSKHPKMVQLALKSFLSITNKLLSLSDYKYDISKAFRNDFDPNFIEEIKTDDAQFQQLFEKEMNNFDSPTFFIDSRPSVGWLCWGKSMKVVKSMQFEVNLKDDDKMLLSDMGRYISLDWLKNICSDLIHANETRGIFRSSNVSLFNFVLLLISKGFSELKLSDILGLCEELYKRDDKSSMIMSIEIFGSLICSSKYMSKDELKERDNFIDDFLPDCLNHELNNDAFDIWSTLCWWLPTIVDIRRCKPFYTHFSTIENLLDTNSDAATQQSFRVLMLRCVLMGLEYRSPDMTNVMATILFTHPYDQVRSSIAKLFSSLLQRYSGAALASVEEFLKSNADEYDGLGYPIKRVSPVLDKMIRDCFDSMRRDAAQVFELTPQEIMKTDFYYKASTMFYILKEMIKGPNKVLLVPYLVDYLIPFFMVLSTQRDLCKLSGFDPSLLCKSLAYLPMRKSQVSEVVKLVCDSKLFTSHQLQLQLSFVQCFLSTQLLQLTEGEKSQIFNYVVENLFNETFVEVRVAAAKVLSDIIHNSGDDGMIFKDLINKFDKQISNHTWDQKRKLSKTDVKIHGSVLGLGAIISAFPYCFPLPQWIPKQLSILSSWARTSGMTGVAAKDTISQFKKVRTDTWKFDREVFTSEELEDLEGVLWKSYYA; encoded by the coding sequence ATGACAGATAATAACATACAGGCCCCCATccctttgaaaaataagaCTGTCACTCAATTAAAGAACCTAGAATCATCAAGAAAAAGACCACTTTCTAGTTCAGGGGGGGCGTCCGTGAAAAGAAACCTTACCTCTCCAGTACAACAACTCACTGAATTACGTGCTAGATCCATCACACCAACATTGCTAGCGgaaaaattgttgaatGGTCTTAGCTCTGAAGACATAATTAATCGaagattgaaatattacaaCCTGGACTACCCagaggatgaagaaacATACTACAATGtagtttttgaaaaatcatcCAAATGGTTTTCAAGAGATGTTAAGCCAGATTTTCAACCTGAAAGACACCTTCCATATAAAACAGAAACACCCAGAGAGCAAGCAAGATATTTATGTCATGTCTTGGTCAACTTACATATTGCGATTTCATCTTTAGATATTCAAGGTTTACTTTCTATAACCAGTAAAGATCTTTCTGAACTACAAAATGAAATCGATGATTTGGCTTTGAATACAGATTTGTTTAGACTATCAAATGAGGTTGATACTGATGTTATTGAATTGCATGATGGTGATAAATTAGAAGACTTAGATGTTCCTGAGGCGGGAGAAACTGGTAAGATTACAGCTAAATCGTCAAGCATAATTAATGTTAACCATTGGACCAATGAATTGAGGAATTGTTTATCCTTCGATGTTCCTTTAACAGTTAGGAAATCACTAACTGTGgtgtattattatttatcatTAGTAAAGGGTCAAGATACTATGAGAGAAATGCATGTCGAAATGTTCGAACGATTGGTAGATCCTGATATGGAAGGTACAAATTTTACGGAATTACTTCGTGAAAGTGGATTAATTTTAGATCATAAAGTCTTATTTGATttcatcattcaatttttaCCCTATCCTGATTCAGATTATGTTCGGTATGATCTTTCCTCTAAAGAGGACTTACAATTATTtagattattattgaaattggctCATATGTCCAGACCATTCTTTGATGATACTGACCAAAGCATATTAACTGACAGTATGGAATATATTCTGTCCAACATGTCACCTTCTACTACAGCGACGattcttccatttcttaCTTCATTTGTGCCACTCCATTTCCACAAAGATGCAAAAATTACCgattattttccattttgtTTCAGCTTATGGAGTTTTGTCATCGCGAATGTTGCAGTTGATACTCACTTATATGATTTTGTGGGCGAGGTGTCGGAGGATGTTCATAGGCGATTAATGAATAGTAAAAAGGACACTATAGAGAACTTAGTGACATTTGGCAAATTCGGAATTTTCTCTTCGGATCAAATTACTTTCTTATTTAATAGAATACAGGGCCATCTAAGATCAAATGGCCAGATTCATTCTTACACGAGAACAGTTAAACCTTTGGTTTATGCCCTCAACGGATCCAACAATGaactttattttgaaaaattaaaggatttGGTTCAGTCACTTGATACCTTTGTTCATCCATCTAACCAAGGGTTTTGGACAAAAACTATCgcaaaatttattcataGCTTCATAAAGATGTATCATGGGAGGAAATtagaggaagaggaagctCAAAAGAACGGTTTGCAATCAAAGATTTTCTTGACCCCTGATTGCACCTCTAGAATAGTCAAGTTGTTTCTGAACTTAATTTTAATTGGTGttcaaaataaatcaaatgatGTGGCTAATTATTACATTGCATGTTTGACTTATCTACTGGATTTATCTCcatcaaattcatatttGATTTTTGATAAGATTCTGGTGGAGGTTTATGACACTTTGGCGGGTGAATATATTAACTCTAGGCATAGAGTCATTTCCTCTTTGAAGCAGTTTACAAGAGCCATCAGGTTTATGGTTTCCCAAAAGCTCTATCGTATTCatattacaaatattttatctaTGTTGATAGATAAAATTGATCTGAATGATGCAGTTCTAACAAGTAATGTATTCAATAGTATTGTTACTATTGCAACTTTTGTTCCCTTCACAAATTTAATTACGGATGGTGAATATCTGACATTTGAATCTACCACAATTCCATTTATTCAAGAACATTTTGCATACTTAAAAATGGGGAACACATCAAATGACTTTCCAACTGATAGTAAAGTATTAGAATCGGCGTTTAGGGCATCAACCACactatttcaaaatatcataAAGATTTATGTCGATAAGttatttccatttgttGACGTAGAATTAGACGGTGAATTAATAACAAAGATGAACCAAACAACTTATTTAATACAGGAAGCCATGGATGATAAGATGTTCTCATATTATTCTGATATATTCCAGAGAAGATTTTGGGATAATGATGTTTTCAAAGAGAAGGAACCAAATTATGAACTAGTTACAATGCCATTAGCTGCTATTGTTAGAAGGGACAACTCAATCAGTTCTACACTAGTGAAAACTTTGATTTATAATGTCAAGGAACAGATAAAAAGAGGTGCTGGCTCGATCAGAAGTTCCTCTGAGATTCAACAAAGAGATGTCAAACTAGTGCTATATTTGACTACCTTCAATGACATAGTAAGACAAGCACATGAAGCAGTACTCCTGTATAGTGAAGACGTCTTGGAATTTCTGAAGTACTTATATGAAAATGTTAGCAACCCACCGCTTGATGTTATTACTTCTATTATACCTCACAGCATCCTTTCGACGTTGACAACTACCGAATTGGTTGATTATCGTTTATTCAGTAGAAACTCTGATATTCCGGGAGATGAAAAATGGGGTGGCCTTCAATTTGACACAAGAAAGTatcaacaagaaaatatggAATTTGACTGGCATCTCCCTACACCAAAGGAGGTGACACTTGCTATACAATTCTTTGAAACCCTAACTGATTTCTGCATATCtcatattgaaaagataatGCAAGAACCCCACCTTACTACGGCAGTTAGTGATAATATACGAAAATATGTTCTAGTGTTAACACATTGTCTTTCTGGTAGCAGTTTGTTAATTGATCCCAGttttaataaaaacaaGACTACGAGTCCTGAAAATATATCATATAGGGATAAACTGACGctgttgaaaaatattaggGAAAATAACTGTGATAATAACGAATTTGACATTGATATAGAACAGATTCGCTCTGATGCTAATGAAACAACACTTGAATTTGGAGAAGATGAGCATGAAATTGAGTTGGAGAATGGGTATGACGTGGCTGACAATAAGAATGAACTTCCAAACGATGAGTATGACATTGATGATCTTGCAGCATCAGAAGTTCCCTCCGGTGTGAGTACCCCGGTATCAGGCTTTATAGGTGCTTCCTCGATGAACTCTAGCATTGTCTTTAGGGACATGGATATCTACACTtgtaattattattttggtaATATTCCAGAAGAAAAGCTCAGTCATCCAGATTACTTAAGGATTCATAAAGATAGAGCAGTGATTGGATCGTTTTTTTTGAGACTTTACAATTATATCTCTGAGAAATATGAGCATAACACGATTGTGTTTCAAATTATGCTCCATGCATTAAAAGTTTGGTTTACTGATATTGGTAAAGAAACTGTGTTTGATGACGATCCAGATGCCAGGATTGACATTgattttattgaaaacatCCAATCGCTGAATCATCGCGAGGATTCCTTTACTAGAACCTGCCTTGCGGTAAGATTAGGTGACTTACACCAAAATCGTATTTTGCTTCGCTCAACAAACCGTTATCCTTCTAAGTTGGAGATAAAATTATTGCACGTGATAATTGATATGGCACTATCAGTATATGGGGATGTACATGAATCTGCAGAAGGAACTTTGGCGCACTGTATGAAACAAGTTATCGGATCATACTCAATTATAATGAAGCGGATTATTTCTGCATTAAAAGATTCTTTAGAAAAGCGTGATtatatgaaaatattgCCAATCATGAAAGTTCTAATGGTTAAAAAGATTAATAGGAAGATTATGTCCGACTACAAAAATCTTCAACCGcttgtattattattgttagaTTGTTGCAAAGTGGATGACTTGAAGATATCTTTATATGCTGATAATATCCTATCTGATATTGTTtctgaattgaaaattccCTCCAGTGTCTGCATTTATGATGATAGGTTACTCTCTGAATTAGCCTCACCTGACGCATCAATTGATCTACAGATCAAAGCTGTCAAATTAGCAAAGAACAGGAAACGTCAATATTATCTTTCACTATTATctgatttacaaaataaattacttgaattattaaacgAAGAGGGAGATGTCAGTTGGAAGATCCCAATATTTATCATCGGGTTTATTTCGAAGCTACAATCGaatcttgaatttaaaaCGGATAAAAATGTGGTGGATACGATATTAATACAAACCAAATCGAAACATCCGAAGATGGTTCAACTTGCATTGAAATCTTTTCTGTCAATAACGAACAAATTGCTGTCACTTTCAGATTATAAGTATGATATTTCAAAAGCGTTTAGAAACGACTTTGACCCCAACTTTATTGAAGAGATAAAAACAGATGATGCCCAGTTTCAACAACtgtttgaaaaagaaatgaaCAATTTCGATAGCCCAACATTTTTTATTGACTCCAGACCGTCTGTTGGATGGTTATGCTGGGGTAAATCAATGAAGGTTGTTAAGTCCATGCAGTTCGAGgtgaatttgaaagatgatgataagaTGCTTCTTTCTGATATGGGGAGATACATTTCCCTAGATTggttgaaaaatatttgttcaGATTTAATTCATGCAAATGAAACTCGTGGTATATTTAGAAGCAGCaatgtttctttgtttaaTTTTGTTCTGctattaatttcaaaaggaTTTAGTGAACTAAAATTAAGTGATATACTTGGCCTCTGTGAAGAGCTCTATAAAAGAGATGATAAGTCCTCAATGATTATGTctattgaaatatttggcTCCTTAATATGTTCAAGTAAGTATATGTCCAAGgatgaattaaaagaaCGTGATAACTTCATTGATGACTTTTTACCAGATTGTTTGAATCATGAGTTGAATAATGATGCATTTGACATTTGGAGCACATTATGTTGGTGGCTACCCACAATCGTAGATATTAGAAGATGCAAGCCCTTTTATACTCATTTCTCAACAATTGAGAACCTTTTAGATACAAACTCAGATGCAGCCACTCAACAGTCATTTAGAGTCCTGATGCTGAGATGCGTGTTGATGGGTTTGGAGTACAGAAGTCCCGATATGACGAACGTCATGGCAACTATCTTATTTACTCATCCTTACGATCAAGTACGTTCATCCATTGCAAAATTATTTAGCTCCTTGCTTCAAAGGTATAGTGGTGCCGCGTTGGCCAgtgttgaagaatttttgaaatctaaTGCTGATGAATATGATGGTTTAGGATACCCTATTAAACGTGTATCCCCTGTATTGGATAAGATGATTAGAGATTGTTTTGACAGTATGAGAAGAGATGCTGCCCAGGTGTTCGAGTTGACACCACAAGAAATTATGAAAACAGACTTTTATTATAAGGCTTCGACGATGTTCTacatattgaaagaaatgatCAAGGGGCCTAATAAGGTTTTATTAGTTCCGTATCTTGTCGATTATTTGATCCCATTTTTTATGGTTTTGAGTACGCAAAGAGATTTGTGTAAATTATCTGGGTTTGATCCTTCACTTCTATGTAAGTCACTTGCGTATTTGCCCATGAGGAAATCACAAGTTTCCGAGGTTGTTAAGTTGGTTTGtgattcaaaattatttacatCACACCAGCTGCAATTACAATTATCATTCGTGCAATGTTTCCTATCGACTCAATTATTACAACTTACCGAAGGGGAAAAATCACAGATCTTTAATTATGTTGTAGAAAATCTATTCAATGAAACGTTCGTTGAAGTCAGAGTTGCTGCAGCTAAGGTATTATCAGATATAATTCATAACTCTGGAGATGACGGTATGatctttaaagatttaataAACAAATTCGACAAACAAATCTCAAATCATACATGGGAccaaaagagaaaattaTCCAAGACAGATGTCAAGATTCACGGTAGTGTTCTTGGGTTGGGTGCTATTATTTCTGCATTCCCATACTGCTTTCCATTACCACAATGGATTCCAAAGCAGCTGAGTATTTTATCATCATGGGCTAGGACCAGTGGAATGACTGGTGTTGCAGCTAAGGACACTATTAGTCAATTTAAGAAGGTAAGAACGGATACATGGAAATTCGATAGGGAGGTATTTACATCAGAAGAgttggaagatttagaagGTGTTTTGTGGAAGAGTTACTACGCCTAG
- the SEC4 gene encoding Rab family GTPase SEC4 (ancestral locus Anc_8.70), which translates to MSGTAAAGNGKGYDSIMKILLIGDSGVGKSCLLVRFVEDKFNPSFITTIGIDFKIKTVDINGKKVKLQLWDTAGQERFRTITTAYYRGAMGIILVYDVTDERTFSNVKQWFKTVNEHANDEAQLLLVGNKSDMDTRVVTYEQGESLAKELGLPFIESSAKNDDNVNEIFFTLAKLIQEKIDSNKLAGPGNGKDANISINAKDGGSKSNCC; encoded by the coding sequence ATGTCAGgaacagcagcagcaggGAACGGGAAGGGTTACGATTCCATCATGAAAATCTTATTGATCGGTGATTCAGGTGTCGGTAAGTCATGTCTTTTGGTTCGTTTCGTAGAAGATAAATTTAACCCTTCCTTTATTACAACAATTGGTATTGATTTCAAGATTAAGACTGTGGATATCAACGGCAAAAAGGTGAAATTACAATTATGGGATACTGCCGGCCaagaaagatttagaaCTATTACTACAGCATACTATCGTGGTGCTATGGGTATTATCCTGGTATATGATGTCACTGACGAAAGGACATTTTCAAACGTTAAGCAATGGTTCAAGACTGTCAATGAACATGCAAATGACGAAGCACAATTGTTACTAGTGGGTAATAAGAGTGACATGGACACTAGAGTGGTTACATATGAACAAGGTGAATCTCTTGCTAAAGAGCTTGGGTTACCCTTTATTGAATCCAGTGCtaaaaatgatgataatgtgaatgaaatatttttcactttggctaaattgattcaagaaaagattgataGTAATAAATTGGCTGGTCCAGGAAACGGCAAAGATGCTAATATTAGTATTAATGCCAAGGACGGTGGATCGAAATCTAATTGTTGTTAG